One Penaeus vannamei isolate JL-2024 chromosome 38, ASM4276789v1, whole genome shotgun sequence genomic window, ttgttattattattatcattattattatgattatcattttcattattatgttatcaatattatcattatcattattatcattattatcattattatcatcatcatcatcattattattattattattattattattattattattattattattattattattattattattattattattattattattattattattattattattattattattgctattatcaatatcattattattattgttattattattactattactatcattattattattattattattattattattattattattattatcattattattattattattactattattatcatttttattattactattattattattattattactattattattattattatcattattgttattattatcattatggatattatcattataattattattatcatcatcatttatttccttatatttttttttagattattattattattaatattatcattatcattagtaatattattattgttattattatcattattatcactattattatcatgattattatcattatcatcattattattattattattgttattattattgttattattattgttatcatcattattactataattattgttattattattactattgctattattatttctattgttattcttcttattattatcattatcataattattatcattattattattatcattatcattattattattgttattatcattatcattattgttgtcataattattattattattattattattattatcattattgttattgttattattattgttgttattgtaattattactatcattattattattattatcattgttattattgttattattgttatcattatcgttatcattattactattgttattattgtcatcgtcattataggAAAAGgtcatgtgtgtttattttattgtcttgaACAATTTATTAACTTTGTCCCAAATCCATACTGTAAAAGCCTTTTTCGTACAGCTAAGAGGTATGAAATATTTCCCTTTGCAGTGCACATGTCAGAAAGCAATATCTATGTCATGATTAtctgaaataaagaagaaatgagttgcaaaggaaaaaatacaaaaggagaAAATTTGAAAAGTGGCAATACTGCAAACCTGCAGAAAAAAAGGTTTTCTCCTAATGATTTCATCGAAATGATATTCACTCCATATCAAATGATACCCAGCGTAACATTCACGAATGGAAATTGATTAAGTCATCATACGACAGtggcgttttttcttcttttttcacaatGAATTTATAATCTGGTTTAGATTCCAGAATCCGGATTCCCTTAGAAGAACGCCGCATGCTTTGTTTACATCTTCGGCGTAAGGCCTGTCGGGACTCGGAAGCCGCTGTTGGTCTAAAACCctatgaaagaagaaggaagaagacgggaGCCGCTATTTAATGCCAGGAAATTTCTATTGAAGTTTGAAACCCACTCCATAAGAATGTCTGGAGAATAAGAGGGATCGTGGTTCTTCCGCGAGTTGGAGAAGAAAGACACCTtcacaaggagaaggagaaggcaattTGATAGACACAGGCCTTCTTGCACAGCCTCGAACAGGAAAGTAAGTGATGCACTCCCGAGATTGTTGTTTGAGTTCTGGTTTCACACCTGAGTCATTTGTGGTAGTCAACGATCAAAATAATTATGTAACATCGTTATGGAACGAGAAATTTACTAAAAGCTGAAAGGACTTGTAAGTATTATGTCATCTGAAAAGTTTCAGGGGTATTTTTTTGGAATACGTCCGCCCAACGGATTGCGACGATttcggtatcgttggattcctctcaccgtcTGCAGTGCAGATATGTAGGCTTTATTGCACAgaagccccccaccccactccaccaaactccacattcttggccccgatagcaggggagggcatgaacggtaccagggaaattgcagggtaaaatgtaaatgatatacacagaattagTCACAATATTGTCTAATGCCCCTAACccctgcccaggaaaacaaaggataattttctgtattacctttgcctctccgatatcgacgattttggtatcggtgGATTCCTCCCACcgtgtacaatccaaatatgtaggttttattgcgcggaaatccCCCGTtggcggcaaacttggccccgatagcaggggcgacgatgtcggagcgacgGACGTAacatagaaaattacccaaataatataacccacagtgaaaataaccatggttattcacatgatttCCCATTGCAGAGGGCTGTgacccctgcgacccccctggggagggctgccgccccccaaccctagccaaagaaacaaagaatccaccacgtcattacggcaggatagagcgcacacgaagtAGATGCAtcgaggcgcaaaacccgccgagccaacgagggcgggtcaccgccgctcttctgttcatggtataccttgttcatcctgaatATACTACAGTcttctctgtatacaatgctatgTTAAGGTTAGTATGcagattcagtgggaatgttacgaggtaattgtaatacgttcgccgctccgagatcgacgagaACTGTGAAACGCTCTACTTGCCAGGAGTACAAGgtgggcggcagccccccccccgggggggggtgcagagggcATAACCCCTTGTAAtggagtcatgtgaataaccatggttattttccctggaaccttccatgccctcccttgctatcggggccaagtttgtcgctaacgggaggtTTCCACGCAATCAGaattatatatttgcaatgtggacagtgagaggaatccaacgataccaaaatcatctaGTTTCCGTCCAGCTGAgaaaatgtgtgtatttttttctatagttTGCTTTATAACTTTTTCCAGTTTCATTCAGTTAAAGTAGAAAGTAGAAGCCTTAAATAGTACACAACCAagttgaatagaaaaacacactaccgtgttgatactatagtagaaaaacacacaatgcacaaactagatttattgaggaaagcgaggcaacagtttcggcaatcgtcctcgattccatcttcgggttgtTCAGAtgggtccttgcgccggatcatggggtactgttggcgggaccatgtgtctaaccaatggctgcaccgtgagacaagacctgttacctgcacaatccgggaacGCCAACTCAGGcaatatggccacctggctcgctttccacaggctgatcctgctcatcaggttgtctctgtaagagacaaccctgggtggaggcttgtgggaagacctaggacgacctcgtggcttgggcagatcgggAGGAGCTCGaaatgggccaagtccctgcctggcagcttgccatgagggatcccaaaaggtggacgcggctatgcgccaccgtcggcgttagctcctaatgatgatgatgaatcccTTGTTCAGAGGAAATTGCAAATGTTTGGTCCtgcagtgtattttttttttttcctttttagtccTTGTTCTTTTCgtagagaaaaacaaaatttaaaattcTTAAATACATCACACTTTCTTTGATGTTGATGTACTTGGACTGGGAGAGATGATTTTGGAGCTGTGAGGAATTTTAGGAGAGTCAGCATATTGGGAAGCTTTAGATGTGCTAGCATCTTGTTTTCCTGAAGCTTTTTACCCGACCTTGCAGTTCTTTCATAGTTCTATACATTTCTTCCCAAAGTGCTGCTGTAGGCTGTACTGGAATAGAAGTTCCTTGGTAGCCGTTCATGTTTGCTAGTGGAGACAGATATGTCTTCAAGAAAAGGATCTGGAGAGAGTAGGGCAACATCATTTGAGGCAGGAGAGACAGGAGTAAGAGAGTCAGGGGAGCCTATTTGTACGGCTGGAGAGGCAGGAGCTTCTTCATCTGATGAAAGAGACTGGGGTTTCATCAACAGGTGTTGGACAACTAATttacaaggattttttttaagaaatgagaTCCAGAATCTGAAATTTATTTATCAGATCCATATCATCAGTGAAGTAATGTTTGATAGGAAATGGTCTTCTGTTGAGACATTCATTCCTGCACTGACTGATAGATGATGAGTACTTTGTGTGCTCTGTTCAACTTTCCCATCTgttgaataaacaaaaacattagtTGGTTATTTGAGAATTCAATAAAAGTAAGACCCACTCATTTATATCACTGATTAGCCATCTGCGCTGACCTCTACATCATACAAAGCAGGTTATCAATGATCTTCCTACAAAAGGTTAAAATGTTTGGTCTAGCAGTCAGTTAGTACAAGCTACAACTGCTATTGTGTTGAGGAAAATGTTAGCAAGACAATTTGATGTAAACTAGCCTAAGCTTGCCTGAACTGCCTTGATCGATTTCCTCAAGTATTGTAATGTTGGGGACATGAGACTCTGCAGTCCTTATCTTTGTGCAATGTGGGGCTGAGGGATCAAATGGATGCAATCCAGTAGATAAAAAACCACTGATTGTGTTTCGTTTCATAGCATTTCTATAGTACATAGTGTTACACATGGTACGAATGTACTCACACTTAGGAATGAGTCATGTGCTTCTTGACTTTCTTTAAGGGGCCAAATACACCTACATCCAAAGGCTGGAGGAAATGTGTGGTATTTGAAGGAATACCATACGGCATGATCTTTAGTTCTTTTTGGTTTTTAGCAAGATGAAACCACATTCTCGACTCATGCCAATCTGTCCAGACAACAGCAAGGCATATAATTTCATTCTCTGTTAGCCAGTTGTCAAAGTggttgtacatatattcataaaaaaactcATGACAAACCCGCAATTACCTCTAGCTaaaatacatttgaatccatgtgcATTCTGTATAATTTCTGGGGATATGTGCTTTCTTGGAAAAAGTAAAGCATGCTGGAAAAATATAGGATGTAAAATATAGGATGTAATAGGAATAAGATATAACAAAGTGAAAGCTTTTCTTGATTTAAGAGGCATGATTATACTCCTGGGTAGGACCCTATCCTACATAGAACATTTATTAGAAATATTTCACGAAAGTTATACATACCCAGAAGTGTTATATTTGTCTTCTCCTTTCCTGATGTTTCAAAATATATGTCTTTCTGACCCTTGATTGCCAGAACTCTCTCTGATTTTGGGGACAAACTAAAGCCAGTCTCATCAAGGTTGAAGTTCCTGTATAAATTAGTTTACAATTTATTACACTAGATAATCTATGTCATGAAAATTCATAGTAGTGAAGTACAAACAAAATTtcagtcactctctttctcgttttaatATTAAGACAATGCCTTTTCATGCCTTGAGGGGTCTTGGAGCACAGATTCAAGGCCCTGTTCTGTAAAGGGCTCCTTTGCACTATGGACTGCTGTGAGACTGCCCTACTTGATCGTGAAAGGGTTTCTGGGGTTCGAACAGAAACTGGGATTTCTTCTCAAAAACGAATACCAACAGCATTTACTTGATCTATAATTAGGCTTGTTATATCCTAATGGCCTTGGATGCCAGattcctgtctccccctcttcagGAAAAATAACTTCCacagtgtcaaaaaaaaaaaaaaaaaaaaaaaaaaatctttagtcaCTGGTATAGCTCTCCTCTCGGATCTGTGAATGAAATTTACAAGTATCTTCTCTTCAGTAAGGAGTGCTTTGGGTCCCCACCGGATGCCCTTCACTTTGCCTACTACGTGTTCACGTAGTGTTGATTTCAGTATATTATATTTAAGGGATGCTTGATGGTATGATACTGTTGTGCTGTAAATGGAAAAACTCAGAGTGTCATAAATAATGTTTATGGAATTAGAGTGAATGTAAGTAAATTTCTAATTTAATATCCGTGAATAAAACAGGTCAATATAATTTAAAATCATAGGATAATAAGAATCTTACCTTTTTATTACCTCTACAGCTTTTGCTAGTATGTCTGCATTTGTGGTCTTTGAACCAATTTTTTTTTGGTGCCATACATGTTTCTGTTGCATTTGAATGGCATGCAAATTATCATTTGGGTTAATGAAGACTTCGCTGTTTTATTCTTGACACTAGTTATAACATTAATATAAAGAGGTATGATGCAGTGTTTAATGGGCAGGTT contains:
- the LOC138859884 gene encoding LOW QUALITY PROTEIN: putative uncharacterized protein DDB_G0282499 (The sequence of the model RefSeq protein was modified relative to this genomic sequence to represent the inferred CDS: inserted 1 base in 1 codon) codes for the protein NNNNNNNNNNNDDNDNNHDNNSDNNDNNNNNNITNDNDNINNNNNLKXKYKEINDDDNNNYNDNIHNDNNNNNDNNNNNSNNNNNNSNNKNDNNSNNNNNNDNNNNNNNNNNNNNNDSNSNNNNNNNNDIDNSNNNNNNNNNNNNNNNNNNNNNNNNNNNNNNNNNNNNNNENDNHNNNDNNNNNNNNNNNDNYNNNNNNNNSNDNNDNNYNNENDNINDNNNNNDNND